A stretch of the Comamonas testosteroni TK102 genome encodes the following:
- a CDS encoding phosphoethanolamine transferase, giving the protein MIIGVSIWIAIFSNYYLWLKISKLGEESDISLIISFVFILIGLNILSISVLGWGRLLRPIASIFVVSAASVAYFMQAYGIVIDSNMITNVLQTDFKEASDLINLQMIFVILLLSLPPLWFIWRRNFSKSTFGKLILQRLMLALLGISIAVVSLIVSFQAFSSTMRNHKEIRYLINPYNGLYAVFKKIDDSQKRKSKDLVKIGEGAYIEGAVDPIVFLVVGETARSDHLGLNGYSRDTTPLLSSRKDILSFKNSWACGTSTAESLPCMFSHLPREKFFDRRENYENLLDVLKKAGLDVLWVDNQSGCKGVCARIPAENQEIIKGDINCRDDGCFDAAVLNNLQKKIENLPKLGKAKGTVVLVHQMGSHGPAYYKRSSPDRKTYFPECESSALQTCSREQVVNAYDNSIRETDYFISKAIDWIKETYPDRPTAMMYVSDHGESLGENNIYLHGLPYSLAPDAQKRIPWIVWFSESFKREKFEDKGCAALLDVDARISHDNYFHSVLGLMSVKSEIYNPGLDIFEECRRS; this is encoded by the coding sequence ATGATCATTGGAGTTAGTATATGGATTGCTATTTTTTCTAATTATTATCTTTGGCTGAAAATATCTAAATTAGGTGAAGAATCGGATATAAGTCTAATAATATCCTTTGTTTTTATATTAATTGGTTTGAATATTCTTTCGATTTCTGTTTTGGGATGGGGGAGGCTTTTAAGGCCAATTGCCAGCATCTTTGTCGTAAGTGCGGCTTCAGTTGCCTATTTCATGCAAGCATACGGGATTGTTATTGATTCCAATATGATAACTAATGTGCTGCAAACAGACTTCAAAGAAGCCTCTGATTTGATTAATTTGCAGATGATTTTTGTGATTTTGCTGCTGTCGCTACCTCCATTGTGGTTTATATGGCGCAGAAATTTCTCAAAATCTACTTTTGGCAAACTGATATTGCAGCGTTTGATGCTTGCTCTCCTGGGGATTTCAATAGCAGTGGTAAGCCTAATCGTTTCTTTTCAGGCGTTCTCCTCAACCATGAGGAACCATAAGGAGATTCGCTATTTGATTAACCCATACAATGGACTATATGCGGTCTTCAAGAAAATTGACGATTCCCAGAAGAGGAAATCAAAAGATTTGGTAAAAATAGGAGAAGGAGCATACATTGAAGGGGCTGTAGACCCTATAGTATTTCTTGTAGTCGGAGAAACCGCTCGTTCAGATCATTTGGGGTTGAATGGCTATTCAAGAGATACCACACCTTTGCTATCAAGTCGAAAAGACATCTTGTCATTTAAAAATTCCTGGGCTTGTGGAACGAGCACCGCAGAGTCACTGCCGTGCATGTTTTCACACTTACCGAGGGAGAAGTTCTTTGATCGACGAGAAAATTACGAAAATTTATTAGATGTTCTAAAAAAGGCAGGTCTGGATGTGCTTTGGGTTGACAATCAATCAGGGTGCAAGGGGGTATGTGCGAGAATACCTGCTGAAAATCAAGAGATAATCAAAGGTGACATCAATTGCAGAGATGATGGTTGCTTTGATGCAGCAGTGTTGAACAATCTCCAAAAGAAAATTGAAAACTTACCAAAGCTTGGTAAAGCTAAAGGAACCGTTGTTTTAGTTCACCAAATGGGCAGCCATGGCCCAGCCTATTACAAGCGTTCTTCACCAGATAGAAAAACCTACTTCCCAGAATGTGAATCTTCAGCTCTGCAAACCTGCAGTCGAGAACAAGTAGTCAATGCATATGACAACAGCATAAGAGAAACTGATTATTTCATTTCGAAAGCAATTGATTGGATTAAGGAGACCTATCCAGATAGGCCAACTGCAATGATGTATGTCTCAGATCATGGCGAGTCTTTGGGAGAAAATAACATATACCTCCATGGTCTTCCTTATAGTTTGGCGCCCGATGCTCAGAAACGCATTCCTTGGATCGTTTGGTTCTCTGAATCATTTAAGCGCGAAAAATTCGAAGATAAGGGATGTGCTGCTCTATTAGACGTTGATGCCAGGATAAGCCATGATAATTATTTCCATTCAGTTCTGGGATTAATGAGCGTAAAGTCTGAAATTTATAATCCTGGTCTTGATATTTTTGAAGAATGCAGGCGATCTTGA